Proteins encoded within one genomic window of Etheostoma cragini isolate CJK2018 chromosome 21, CSU_Ecrag_1.0, whole genome shotgun sequence:
- the ptprea gene encoding receptor-type tyrosine-protein phosphatase epsilon isoform X3, which translates to MRKNSFSSFRWLKNQRKAVVTTVDKKIPNGILEEQEFGYSTESLHTIVPPEQQTVVLLPRSPSASKTYFPIPVDQLEEEYRLRSADDGKLFREEYNSLPGGSAHGTYEEANKDENKEKNRYPNILPYDHSRVVLTQLDGNPCSDYVNASYIDGYTEKNKFIAAQGPKEETVADFWRMIWEQKVATVVMLTNLKERKEDKCYQYWPDQGCWTYGNVRVAVEDFTVLVDYTIRKFCIQYQASDASKTPRLVTQLHFTSWPDFGVPFSPIGMLKFLKKVKAVNPPFSGPIVVHCSAGVGRTGTFIVIDGMIETMHAEQKVDVFGFVAKIREQRSQLIQTDMQYSFIYQALLEYYLYGDTELDVSSLEGHLHKLHNTFADGDRVGLEEEFKKLTNMRIMKENMRMGNLPANMKKNRVLQIIPYDFNRVILSMRRGQEYTDFINASFIDGYRQKDYFIATQGPLTHTVEDFWRMVWEWKCHSIVMLTELQEREQDKCCQYWPAEDSVTYGDYTVELKGDTLCDTFSLRDLVLTFVPEKQTRVIRHFHFHGWPEVGIPAEGKGMIDIIASVQRQQQQSGNHPIVVHCSAGAGRTGTFIALSNILERVKAEGLLDVFQTVKSLRMQRPHMVQTVEQYDFCYRVVQDFVDIFSDYANFK; encoded by the exons GATCCCCTTCAGCCTCTAAGACCTACTTCCCCATCCCAGTGGACCAACTTGAGGAGGAGTACAGGCTCCGCTCAGCTGACGATGGAAAACTCTTCAGAGAGGAGTACAAT TCCTTGCCAGGAGGTAGCGCCCACGGGACATACGAGGAGGCAAACAAGGATGAAAACAAGGAGAAAAACCGATACCCTAACATCCTTCCTT ATGATCATTCCAGAGTGGTGTTGACTCAGCTGGATGGAAATCCCTGTTCGGACTACGTGAATGCTTCTTACATTGAT ggttacacagaaaaaaacaaattcatagcAGCACAAG GCCCAAAAGAAGAGACCGTGGCAGATTTCTGGAGGATGATATGGGAGCAGAAAGTTGCGACTGTTGTCATGCTGACaaatctgaaagaaagaaaagaa GACAAGTGTTACCAGTACTGGCCGGATCAGGGCTGTTGGACCTATGGGAACGTGAGGGTGGCAGTAGAAGACTTCACCGTTCTCGTGGACTACACGATACGCAAGTTCTGTATACAATAT CAAGCCAGCGATGCCTCTAAGACTCCCAGGCTGGTCACCCAGCTTCACTTCACCAGCTGGCCCGACTTTGGAGTTCCTTTCTCCCCCATCGGCATGCTCAAGTTCCTCAAAAAGGTCAAGGCGGTTAATCCGCCTTTCTCTGGGCCTATCGTGGTCCACTGCAG CGCCGGCGTCGGGAGGACGGGAACCTTCATCGTAATAGACGGCATGATCGAAACAATGCACGCAGAGCAGAAAGTTGACGTGTTTGGGTTTGTGGCCAAGATACGAGAGCAGCGCTCGCAACTCATTCAGACAGAT ATGCAGTACTCATTCATCTACCAGGCCTTGCTTGAATACTACCTCTACGGAGACACGGAGCTTGACGTGTCGTCTCTGGAAGGACATTTGCACAAATTGCACAACACCTTTGCAGACGGCGACCGGGTGGGCCTAGAGGAAGAGTTTAAG AAACTGACCAACATGCGAATAATGAAGGAGAACATGAGAATGGGGAACCTTCCAGCCAACATGAAGAAGAACAGAGTTCTGCAAATTATTCCAT ATGACTTTAACCGAGTTATTCTCTCCATGAGAAGAGGGCAGGAGTATACCGATTTCATCAACGCATCTTTTATAGAC GGCTACAGACAGAAGGACTATTTCATCGCCACCCAGGGCCCTTTGACACACACGGTAGAGGATTTCTGGAGAATGGTGTGGGAATGGAAGTGTCACTCGATCGTCATGCTCACCGAGCTCCAGGAGAGGGAGCAG GACAAATGTTGTCAATATTGGCCCGCGGAGGACTCGGTCACCTACGGAGACTACACGGTAGAGTTGAAGGGAGACACTTTGTGCGACACCTTCAGTCTACGAGACTTGGTACTCACCTTTGTCCCG GAGAAGCAGACGAGGGTCATCAGGCACTTCCACTTCCACGGCTGGCCGGAGGTCGGCATCCCGGCCGAGGGGAAAGGCATGATTGACATCATTGCCTCGGTgcagagacagcagcagcagtctgggAACCATCCCATTGTCGTACACTGCAG TGCTGGTGCAGGGCGAACAGGTACGTTCATTGCACTGAGCAATATCCTGGAGCGAGTCAAGGCAGAAGGCCTGCTGGACGTGTTCCAAACTGTGAAGAGTTTACGCATGCAGAGGCCTCATATGGTCCAAACTGTG GAACAATATGACTTCTGCTACAGGGTGGTACAGGACTTTGTCGACATTTTCTCAGACTATGCCAATTTTAAATGA
- the ptprea gene encoding receptor-type tyrosine-protein phosphatase epsilon isoform X4 — protein MVKKPEKSSRHNSRQEDTKWHPGGTRVWIQYRVVTHHCATRSEQQTVVLLPRSPSASKTYFPIPVDQLEEEYRLRSADDGKLFREEYNSLPGGSAHGTYEEANKDENKEKNRYPNILPYDHSRVVLTQLDGNPCSDYVNASYIDGYTEKNKFIAAQGPKEETVADFWRMIWEQKVATVVMLTNLKERKEDKCYQYWPDQGCWTYGNVRVAVEDFTVLVDYTIRKFCIQYQASDASKTPRLVTQLHFTSWPDFGVPFSPIGMLKFLKKVKAVNPPFSGPIVVHCSAGVGRTGTFIVIDGMIETMHAEQKVDVFGFVAKIREQRSQLIQTDMQYSFIYQALLEYYLYGDTELDVSSLEGHLHKLHNTFADGDRVGLEEEFKKLTNMRIMKENMRMGNLPANMKKNRVLQIIPYDFNRVILSMRRGQEYTDFINASFIDGYRQKDYFIATQGPLTHTVEDFWRMVWEWKCHSIVMLTELQEREQDKCCQYWPAEDSVTYGDYTVELKGDTLCDTFSLRDLVLTFVPEKQTRVIRHFHFHGWPEVGIPAEGKGMIDIIASVQRQQQQSGNHPIVVHCSAGAGRTGTFIALSNILERVKAEGLLDVFQTVKSLRMQRPHMVQTVEQYDFCYRVVQDFVDIFSDYANFK, from the exons GATCCCCTTCAGCCTCTAAGACCTACTTCCCCATCCCAGTGGACCAACTTGAGGAGGAGTACAGGCTCCGCTCAGCTGACGATGGAAAACTCTTCAGAGAGGAGTACAAT TCCTTGCCAGGAGGTAGCGCCCACGGGACATACGAGGAGGCAAACAAGGATGAAAACAAGGAGAAAAACCGATACCCTAACATCCTTCCTT ATGATCATTCCAGAGTGGTGTTGACTCAGCTGGATGGAAATCCCTGTTCGGACTACGTGAATGCTTCTTACATTGAT ggttacacagaaaaaaacaaattcatagcAGCACAAG GCCCAAAAGAAGAGACCGTGGCAGATTTCTGGAGGATGATATGGGAGCAGAAAGTTGCGACTGTTGTCATGCTGACaaatctgaaagaaagaaaagaa GACAAGTGTTACCAGTACTGGCCGGATCAGGGCTGTTGGACCTATGGGAACGTGAGGGTGGCAGTAGAAGACTTCACCGTTCTCGTGGACTACACGATACGCAAGTTCTGTATACAATAT CAAGCCAGCGATGCCTCTAAGACTCCCAGGCTGGTCACCCAGCTTCACTTCACCAGCTGGCCCGACTTTGGAGTTCCTTTCTCCCCCATCGGCATGCTCAAGTTCCTCAAAAAGGTCAAGGCGGTTAATCCGCCTTTCTCTGGGCCTATCGTGGTCCACTGCAG CGCCGGCGTCGGGAGGACGGGAACCTTCATCGTAATAGACGGCATGATCGAAACAATGCACGCAGAGCAGAAAGTTGACGTGTTTGGGTTTGTGGCCAAGATACGAGAGCAGCGCTCGCAACTCATTCAGACAGAT ATGCAGTACTCATTCATCTACCAGGCCTTGCTTGAATACTACCTCTACGGAGACACGGAGCTTGACGTGTCGTCTCTGGAAGGACATTTGCACAAATTGCACAACACCTTTGCAGACGGCGACCGGGTGGGCCTAGAGGAAGAGTTTAAG AAACTGACCAACATGCGAATAATGAAGGAGAACATGAGAATGGGGAACCTTCCAGCCAACATGAAGAAGAACAGAGTTCTGCAAATTATTCCAT ATGACTTTAACCGAGTTATTCTCTCCATGAGAAGAGGGCAGGAGTATACCGATTTCATCAACGCATCTTTTATAGAC GGCTACAGACAGAAGGACTATTTCATCGCCACCCAGGGCCCTTTGACACACACGGTAGAGGATTTCTGGAGAATGGTGTGGGAATGGAAGTGTCACTCGATCGTCATGCTCACCGAGCTCCAGGAGAGGGAGCAG GACAAATGTTGTCAATATTGGCCCGCGGAGGACTCGGTCACCTACGGAGACTACACGGTAGAGTTGAAGGGAGACACTTTGTGCGACACCTTCAGTCTACGAGACTTGGTACTCACCTTTGTCCCG GAGAAGCAGACGAGGGTCATCAGGCACTTCCACTTCCACGGCTGGCCGGAGGTCGGCATCCCGGCCGAGGGGAAAGGCATGATTGACATCATTGCCTCGGTgcagagacagcagcagcagtctgggAACCATCCCATTGTCGTACACTGCAG TGCTGGTGCAGGGCGAACAGGTACGTTCATTGCACTGAGCAATATCCTGGAGCGAGTCAAGGCAGAAGGCCTGCTGGACGTGTTCCAAACTGTGAAGAGTTTACGCATGCAGAGGCCTCATATGGTCCAAACTGTG GAACAATATGACTTCTGCTACAGGGTGGTACAGGACTTTGTCGACATTTTCTCAGACTATGCCAATTTTAAATGA
- the ptprea gene encoding receptor-type tyrosine-protein phosphatase epsilon isoform X5 — MRKNSFSSFRWLKNQRKAVVTTVDKKIPNGILEEQEQQTVVLLPRSPSASKTYFPIPVDQLEEEYRLRSADDGKLFREEYNSLPGGSAHGTYEEANKDENKEKNRYPNILPYDHSRVVLTQLDGNPCSDYVNASYIDGYTEKNKFIAAQGPKEETVADFWRMIWEQKVATVVMLTNLKERKEDKCYQYWPDQGCWTYGNVRVAVEDFTVLVDYTIRKFCIQYQASDASKTPRLVTQLHFTSWPDFGVPFSPIGMLKFLKKVKAVNPPFSGPIVVHCSAGVGRTGTFIVIDGMIETMHAEQKVDVFGFVAKIREQRSQLIQTDMQYSFIYQALLEYYLYGDTELDVSSLEGHLHKLHNTFADGDRVGLEEEFKKLTNMRIMKENMRMGNLPANMKKNRVLQIIPYDFNRVILSMRRGQEYTDFINASFIDGYRQKDYFIATQGPLTHTVEDFWRMVWEWKCHSIVMLTELQEREQDKCCQYWPAEDSVTYGDYTVELKGDTLCDTFSLRDLVLTFVPEKQTRVIRHFHFHGWPEVGIPAEGKGMIDIIASVQRQQQQSGNHPIVVHCSAGAGRTGTFIALSNILERVKAEGLLDVFQTVKSLRMQRPHMVQTVEQYDFCYRVVQDFVDIFSDYANFK, encoded by the exons GATCCCCTTCAGCCTCTAAGACCTACTTCCCCATCCCAGTGGACCAACTTGAGGAGGAGTACAGGCTCCGCTCAGCTGACGATGGAAAACTCTTCAGAGAGGAGTACAAT TCCTTGCCAGGAGGTAGCGCCCACGGGACATACGAGGAGGCAAACAAGGATGAAAACAAGGAGAAAAACCGATACCCTAACATCCTTCCTT ATGATCATTCCAGAGTGGTGTTGACTCAGCTGGATGGAAATCCCTGTTCGGACTACGTGAATGCTTCTTACATTGAT ggttacacagaaaaaaacaaattcatagcAGCACAAG GCCCAAAAGAAGAGACCGTGGCAGATTTCTGGAGGATGATATGGGAGCAGAAAGTTGCGACTGTTGTCATGCTGACaaatctgaaagaaagaaaagaa GACAAGTGTTACCAGTACTGGCCGGATCAGGGCTGTTGGACCTATGGGAACGTGAGGGTGGCAGTAGAAGACTTCACCGTTCTCGTGGACTACACGATACGCAAGTTCTGTATACAATAT CAAGCCAGCGATGCCTCTAAGACTCCCAGGCTGGTCACCCAGCTTCACTTCACCAGCTGGCCCGACTTTGGAGTTCCTTTCTCCCCCATCGGCATGCTCAAGTTCCTCAAAAAGGTCAAGGCGGTTAATCCGCCTTTCTCTGGGCCTATCGTGGTCCACTGCAG CGCCGGCGTCGGGAGGACGGGAACCTTCATCGTAATAGACGGCATGATCGAAACAATGCACGCAGAGCAGAAAGTTGACGTGTTTGGGTTTGTGGCCAAGATACGAGAGCAGCGCTCGCAACTCATTCAGACAGAT ATGCAGTACTCATTCATCTACCAGGCCTTGCTTGAATACTACCTCTACGGAGACACGGAGCTTGACGTGTCGTCTCTGGAAGGACATTTGCACAAATTGCACAACACCTTTGCAGACGGCGACCGGGTGGGCCTAGAGGAAGAGTTTAAG AAACTGACCAACATGCGAATAATGAAGGAGAACATGAGAATGGGGAACCTTCCAGCCAACATGAAGAAGAACAGAGTTCTGCAAATTATTCCAT ATGACTTTAACCGAGTTATTCTCTCCATGAGAAGAGGGCAGGAGTATACCGATTTCATCAACGCATCTTTTATAGAC GGCTACAGACAGAAGGACTATTTCATCGCCACCCAGGGCCCTTTGACACACACGGTAGAGGATTTCTGGAGAATGGTGTGGGAATGGAAGTGTCACTCGATCGTCATGCTCACCGAGCTCCAGGAGAGGGAGCAG GACAAATGTTGTCAATATTGGCCCGCGGAGGACTCGGTCACCTACGGAGACTACACGGTAGAGTTGAAGGGAGACACTTTGTGCGACACCTTCAGTCTACGAGACTTGGTACTCACCTTTGTCCCG GAGAAGCAGACGAGGGTCATCAGGCACTTCCACTTCCACGGCTGGCCGGAGGTCGGCATCCCGGCCGAGGGGAAAGGCATGATTGACATCATTGCCTCGGTgcagagacagcagcagcagtctgggAACCATCCCATTGTCGTACACTGCAG TGCTGGTGCAGGGCGAACAGGTACGTTCATTGCACTGAGCAATATCCTGGAGCGAGTCAAGGCAGAAGGCCTGCTGGACGTGTTCCAAACTGTGAAGAGTTTACGCATGCAGAGGCCTCATATGGTCCAAACTGTG GAACAATATGACTTCTGCTACAGGGTGGTACAGGACTTTGTCGACATTTTCTCAGACTATGCCAATTTTAAATGA
- the ptprea gene encoding receptor-type tyrosine-protein phosphatase epsilon isoform X6 yields MIWEQKVATVVMLTNLKERKEDKCYQYWPDQGCWTYGNVRVAVEDFTVLVDYTIRKFCIQYQASDASKTPRLVTQLHFTSWPDFGVPFSPIGMLKFLKKVKAVNPPFSGPIVVHCSAGVGRTGTFIVIDGMIETMHAEQKVDVFGFVAKIREQRSQLIQTDMQYSFIYQALLEYYLYGDTELDVSSLEGHLHKLHNTFADGDRVGLEEEFKKLTNMRIMKENMRMGNLPANMKKNRVLQIIPYDFNRVILSMRRGQEYTDFINASFIDGYRQKDYFIATQGPLTHTVEDFWRMVWEWKCHSIVMLTELQEREQDKCCQYWPAEDSVTYGDYTVELKGDTLCDTFSLRDLVLTFVPEKQTRVIRHFHFHGWPEVGIPAEGKGMIDIIASVQRQQQQSGNHPIVVHCSAGAGRTGTFIALSNILERVKAEGLLDVFQTVKSLRMQRPHMVQTVEQYDFCYRVVQDFVDIFSDYANFK; encoded by the exons ATGATATGGGAGCAGAAAGTTGCGACTGTTGTCATGCTGACaaatctgaaagaaagaaaagaa GACAAGTGTTACCAGTACTGGCCGGATCAGGGCTGTTGGACCTATGGGAACGTGAGGGTGGCAGTAGAAGACTTCACCGTTCTCGTGGACTACACGATACGCAAGTTCTGTATACAATAT CAAGCCAGCGATGCCTCTAAGACTCCCAGGCTGGTCACCCAGCTTCACTTCACCAGCTGGCCCGACTTTGGAGTTCCTTTCTCCCCCATCGGCATGCTCAAGTTCCTCAAAAAGGTCAAGGCGGTTAATCCGCCTTTCTCTGGGCCTATCGTGGTCCACTGCAG CGCCGGCGTCGGGAGGACGGGAACCTTCATCGTAATAGACGGCATGATCGAAACAATGCACGCAGAGCAGAAAGTTGACGTGTTTGGGTTTGTGGCCAAGATACGAGAGCAGCGCTCGCAACTCATTCAGACAGAT ATGCAGTACTCATTCATCTACCAGGCCTTGCTTGAATACTACCTCTACGGAGACACGGAGCTTGACGTGTCGTCTCTGGAAGGACATTTGCACAAATTGCACAACACCTTTGCAGACGGCGACCGGGTGGGCCTAGAGGAAGAGTTTAAG AAACTGACCAACATGCGAATAATGAAGGAGAACATGAGAATGGGGAACCTTCCAGCCAACATGAAGAAGAACAGAGTTCTGCAAATTATTCCAT ATGACTTTAACCGAGTTATTCTCTCCATGAGAAGAGGGCAGGAGTATACCGATTTCATCAACGCATCTTTTATAGAC GGCTACAGACAGAAGGACTATTTCATCGCCACCCAGGGCCCTTTGACACACACGGTAGAGGATTTCTGGAGAATGGTGTGGGAATGGAAGTGTCACTCGATCGTCATGCTCACCGAGCTCCAGGAGAGGGAGCAG GACAAATGTTGTCAATATTGGCCCGCGGAGGACTCGGTCACCTACGGAGACTACACGGTAGAGTTGAAGGGAGACACTTTGTGCGACACCTTCAGTCTACGAGACTTGGTACTCACCTTTGTCCCG GAGAAGCAGACGAGGGTCATCAGGCACTTCCACTTCCACGGCTGGCCGGAGGTCGGCATCCCGGCCGAGGGGAAAGGCATGATTGACATCATTGCCTCGGTgcagagacagcagcagcagtctgggAACCATCCCATTGTCGTACACTGCAG TGCTGGTGCAGGGCGAACAGGTACGTTCATTGCACTGAGCAATATCCTGGAGCGAGTCAAGGCAGAAGGCCTGCTGGACGTGTTCCAAACTGTGAAGAGTTTACGCATGCAGAGGCCTCATATGGTCCAAACTGTG GAACAATATGACTTCTGCTACAGGGTGGTACAGGACTTTGTCGACATTTTCTCAGACTATGCCAATTTTAAATGA